The Pseudomonas sp. S06B 330 genome contains the following window.
CTCGTCCATACGCGCCAGCACCTCGTCACTGTGGTGAATGGCGATCACCGGGCCTTCGGCCAGGGTGTTGAGATCGCTGTCAGTGACAATGGTGGCCATTTCGATGATGACGTCATGATCCGGATCCAGACCGGTCATTTCCAGGTCGATCCAGATCAGGTTCTGTGGGTTCTGCATGATTCTGCTCCTCGGTAGGTGCGCAGTTTAGCCTAGTGGAGCGTGCTAAACTCCTCGCCGTTTAATAATGCATGCCGAACACGGAACCTTCATGGCCAAACGCCAGCTCAATCGCCGCCAAAATTGGCGGATCGAAAAAATCCAGGGTGAACGCGCTGCTCGCGCCGCCAAACGCGAACAACAGACCCTGAAGGAGCTCGAAGGCGGTGACCTGGGCCCGGAACAACTCGGCCTGGTGATCGCCCACTTTGGCGTGCAGGTCGAAGTCGAGGCACAGGACGGCGATGACGCCGGCCAGGTGTTCCGCTGCCACTTGCGCGCCAATCTGCCAGCGCTGGTAACCGGCGACCGCGTCGTCTGGCGCTCAGGCAACCAGGGTATCGGTGTCATCGTCGCGCAAATGCCGCGCCATACCGAACTGTGCCGACCCGACAGTCGTGGCCAGCTCAAGCCGGTAGCGGCCAACGTCGACCTGATCGTTATCGTCTTCGCCCCGGCACCAGAACCCCACGCCAACCTGATCGACCGCTACCTGGTAGCCGCCGAACACGCCGGCATTCGTCCGCTGCTGCTGCTGAACAAGGCCGACCTGATCAACGAGCAGAACGCCCCGGCGCTCAATGCCCTGTTGGCGGTGTACAGGCAGTTGGGCTATCCGCTGCTGGAGGTTTCGGCCCATCACGGTGATGGCATGCAGCAGTTGCAGAAGCAGCTGGACGGACACATCAGTGTGTTCGTCGGCCAGTCCGGGGTCGGCAAGTCGTCGCTGGTCAATAGCCTGCTGCCTGAGGTGCAGACCCGGGTAGGCGATCTGTCCGAGTGGTCCGGTCAAGGCACCCACACCACCACGACCGCGCGCCTCTACCACTTCCCGGGTGGCGGTGAGCTGATCGACTCCCCCGGAATTCGCGAGTTCGGCCTCGGTCACGTCAGCCGCGCCGATGTCGAAGCCGGCTTCATCGAGTTCAACGATCTGCTCGGCACCTGCCGCTTTCGTGACTGCAAACACGACCGCGAGCCCGGTTGCGCCCTGCTCAAGGCCCTGGAAGACGGCCGTGTCCAGCAACAGCGGATGAACAGCTATCGCTCGATCATCGCCAGCCTGCCTCAAGACAGTTACTGACCTGCCACCTGAGGCTCGCAACGAGCCTCATCACTCTTGGCTGTAAGACAAGTCCGCAGGAAAATTTACCATCCAATGTAGGGATCTTCTTTATTGCAAGTGGTCCCTTGCCGCGATAGCAGCTTTCATTGATTGTCACCTTTCAGGTTCGCCATGACGAGGCGAACCCTCTCCATGCTGTGAGTATGAAAGGAATCAACAATGACAATTCGATCCTTACGTATCAATTGCACCACCTGCGTACCAGGAGGGCTCGCCTGATGCCTGTTGTTATCAGCTATCGCCACCAGGAACGCCTGGATGCCTTTATTATCAACGAGCGCCTGAAACTCGAAGGCATAGACACCCACCTGGATCTGTTCGATGGCAGCGCCGGACAAACAGCCGACGACATTACCGGGTTGGTGTGTCGCAACGTCAGCGGCTGTACCCACTTGATCACCGTCCTGTCCCAGGAAAATGCCGACACCTGGTGGACTCCGTTCCAGCTGGGCGCCGCTACGCTCAGCAATCGCCGTATTGCATTGTTCCAATGCACGGACAGCGTACTACCTGATTACCTGGAGAAGTGGCCGATAATGCGCTTACGCGAACATATCGATTTGTTCGTGCTCGCCTACCACGATGAACAGACCTTCAAGCGCTCGATAGACAACGAAGGTGCTGACGCCGATGCCATCAACCGCGTAAATGCCGACTTCTTCCACGCCGATCTGAAGGCCAAGATTCGTCGCGGCTTCTGAGCGTCGCAAAACGACAACGCCCGTGTGCATTGCTGCACACGGGCGTTGTGATCACAGCACAGGA
Protein-coding sequences here:
- a CDS encoding TIR domain-containing protein yields the protein MPVVISYRHQERLDAFIINERLKLEGIDTHLDLFDGSAGQTADDITGLVCRNVSGCTHLITVLSQENADTWWTPFQLGAATLSNRRIALFQCTDSVLPDYLEKWPIMRLREHIDLFVLAYHDEQTFKRSIDNEGADADAINRVNADFFHADLKAKIRRGF
- the rsgA gene encoding small ribosomal subunit biogenesis GTPase RsgA; amino-acid sequence: MAKRQLNRRQNWRIEKIQGERAARAAKREQQTLKELEGGDLGPEQLGLVIAHFGVQVEVEAQDGDDAGQVFRCHLRANLPALVTGDRVVWRSGNQGIGVIVAQMPRHTELCRPDSRGQLKPVAANVDLIVIVFAPAPEPHANLIDRYLVAAEHAGIRPLLLLNKADLINEQNAPALNALLAVYRQLGYPLLEVSAHHGDGMQQLQKQLDGHISVFVGQSGVGKSSLVNSLLPEVQTRVGDLSEWSGQGTHTTTTARLYHFPGGGELIDSPGIREFGLGHVSRADVEAGFIEFNDLLGTCRFRDCKHDREPGCALLKALEDGRVQQQRMNSYRSIIASLPQDSY